One part of the Thiothrix nivea DSM 5205 genome encodes these proteins:
- a CDS encoding NAD(P)H-dependent oxidoreductase — translation MIIVDTALEQRQQEGRPVRVAIVGAGYMGRGVALQILQGLPGMKLVAVVNRTLAEAKRAYQQAGVEEVYVGNSFDEVETLLAAGKYVVTSDPSLVCKSQYVDAVVEATGDVEFSAHVAMAAIENHKHIILMNAELDATVGPILKVYADRAGVVMTNVDGDQPGVVMNLLRYAKSIGCRPVLAGNIKGLQDPYRTPETQRAYAEQYNQKPRMVTSFADGTKISMEMAVVANATGFKVGQRGMYGPPCAEVNDAAGLFPLEQMLETGLVDYVLGAQRTPGVFVLGYNDNPIQQQYLKYYKMGDGPLYVFYTPYHLCHLEVPLTVARAVLFGDAAVAPLGAPVVDVITLAKRDLKAGETLDGIGGFTCYGAAENADISRQENLLPMGLSDGCRMRRDVPKDYPITYADVELPADRLCDRLRAEQDEYFLTHKP, via the coding sequence ATGATAATCGTTGATACGGCGTTGGAGCAGCGGCAACAGGAAGGGCGTCCAGTAAGGGTCGCCATTGTCGGGGCTGGTTACATGGGGCGCGGTGTTGCCTTGCAAATCTTGCAGGGGTTGCCGGGCATGAAGCTGGTGGCCGTTGTAAACCGTACCTTGGCTGAGGCGAAGCGGGCTTATCAGCAGGCAGGTGTCGAGGAGGTTTATGTCGGCAATTCCTTTGATGAAGTGGAAACTCTGCTGGCAGCGGGCAAATATGTTGTTACCAGTGACCCTTCGCTGGTCTGTAAGTCCCAGTATGTGGATGCGGTCGTTGAGGCAACAGGCGACGTGGAATTCAGTGCCCATGTCGCGATGGCAGCGATTGAAAACCATAAGCATATCATTTTGATGAATGCTGAGCTGGATGCCACTGTTGGCCCCATCCTGAAAGTGTATGCAGACCGCGCGGGCGTGGTCATGACCAATGTGGATGGGGATCAGCCCGGTGTTGTCATGAATCTGCTCCGCTATGCCAAAAGCATCGGTTGCCGTCCAGTCCTGGCTGGTAATATTAAAGGCTTGCAAGATCCTTACCGGACGCCGGAAACCCAGCGTGCTTATGCGGAGCAGTATAACCAGAAGCCACGGATGGTGACATCATTTGCGGATGGTACTAAAATTTCGATGGAAATGGCGGTAGTAGCCAATGCGACTGGCTTCAAGGTTGGCCAGCGTGGCATGTATGGCCCACCGTGCGCAGAGGTTAACGATGCGGCAGGCTTGTTCCCTCTGGAGCAAATGCTGGAAACCGGGCTGGTGGATTATGTGCTGGGTGCGCAACGCACGCCAGGCGTCTTTGTCCTTGGCTATAATGACAACCCCATCCAGCAGCAATACCTGAAATATTACAAAATGGGCGATGGCCCTCTGTATGTTTTTTATACCCCTTATCATCTGTGCCATCTGGAAGTGCCTTTGACCGTGGCGCGTGCAGTCCTGTTTGGGGATGCGGCAGTGGCTCCTCTTGGTGCACCGGTTGTGGATGTCATTACATTGGCCAAGCGCGACCTGAAAGCAGGTGAAACGCTGGACGGCATCGGTGGTTTTACGTGTTATGGTGCGGCAGAAAATGCCGACATCAGCCGACAGGAAAACCTGCTGCCAATGGGGCTGAGTGATGGTTGCCGTATGCGTAGGGATGTACCGAAAGACTACCCCATTACCTATGCTGACGTTGAGCTTCCAGCAGACCGTCTGTGTGACCGGTTGCGGGCAGAGCAAGACGAGTACTTTTTAACTCATAAACCCTAA
- the rfbF gene encoding glucose-1-phosphate cytidylyltransferase, whose protein sequence is MKAVILAGGLGTRLSEETTNKPKPMVEIGGMPILWHIMKIYSAHGVNDFIICCGYKGYVIKEYFANYFLHTADVTFDMSNNQMEVHRQTAEPWRVTLVDTGKETYTGGRLKRVAEYLKDEEAFCFTYGDGVGDVDISASIQFHKQHGHWVTMTAVERSGRYGVLQLDGNRLMSFEEKPHSDGLVNGGFFVLSPKCLEAVHNDMEMWEAEPMQRLVAMEQVMAFHHSGFWQPMDTLREKHQLESLWSSGKAPWKVWHDA, encoded by the coding sequence ATGAAAGCAGTCATTCTTGCAGGCGGGCTTGGGACAAGATTATCAGAAGAAACAACCAACAAGCCAAAACCGATGGTTGAAATAGGCGGGATGCCAATCCTTTGGCATATTATGAAAATTTATTCAGCGCATGGGGTTAATGACTTCATTATCTGTTGTGGGTACAAGGGCTATGTGATCAAGGAATATTTTGCCAACTATTTCTTGCACACAGCAGACGTAACCTTTGATATGAGCAATAACCAGATGGAAGTACACCGCCAGACAGCCGAGCCGTGGCGGGTAACGTTGGTGGATACCGGCAAAGAAACCTATACCGGTGGCCGTCTGAAGCGGGTGGCCGAGTATCTCAAGGATGAGGAGGCATTCTGTTTTACCTATGGTGATGGTGTTGGCGATGTGGATATTAGCGCGTCCATCCAGTTCCACAAACAACATGGCCACTGGGTGACCATGACTGCGGTGGAGCGTTCCGGGCGTTATGGGGTATTGCAGCTGGACGGCAATCGCCTAATGAGCTTTGAAGAAAAACCTCACAGCGATGGCTTGGTGAATGGCGGTTTCTTCGTGCTATCACCCAAGTGCCTGGAGGCGGTACATAACGACATGGAGATGTGGGAAGCTGAGCCGATGCAACGTCTGGTGGCGATGGAGCAGGTGATGGCATTCCATCATTCCGGTTTCTGGCAGCCTATGGATACGCTGCGTGAAAAGCATCAACTGGAAAGTTTGTGGTCTTCAGGCAAAGCGCCATGGAAGGTGTGGCATGATGCGTGA
- the pssE gene encoding PssE/Cps14G family polysaccharide biosynthesis glycosyltransferase, translated as MLNSQGVYNKKRILVITGTTGFDSLVKSIDAARELENDYEIVLQTGEGKYLPCHKKYFAFDADLKQKLGDYDYFVTHAGAGTIFMLLEYRKPVLVVPNTERADKHQTELAGYVGSNSLCAVCDKVEHVADSIQNIAQLTANLRPYAKVEFFAARDILDYIYHG; from the coding sequence ATGCTGAATTCGCAGGGCGTTTATAATAAAAAACGTATATTGGTCATTACCGGCACTACAGGCTTCGATTCCTTGGTGAAAAGCATTGATGCAGCCCGTGAACTGGAAAATGATTACGAAATTGTCCTGCAAACGGGGGAGGGCAAGTATTTACCTTGCCATAAAAAATATTTTGCCTTTGATGCTGACCTGAAGCAAAAACTAGGGGATTACGACTATTTCGTGACCCACGCGGGAGCAGGCACCATTTTTATGCTGCTTGAATACCGGAAGCCTGTGTTAGTGGTGCCTAATACGGAAAGGGCGGATAAACACCAGACGGAATTGGCGGGTTATGTCGGCTCCAACAGCTTGTGCGCGGTGTGCGACAAGGTGGAGCATGTCGCGGATTCAATCCAGAACATTGCCCAGTTGACGGCTAACTTACGGCCTTATGCCAAGGTTGAATTCTTTGCTGCCCGGGACATCCTTGACTATATCTACCATGGGTAA
- a CDS encoding acyltransferase family protein, which produces MKLSAYAQGRDNNFNLIRMVAAFSVLLTHCFALVGGSRESEPLLSMLGMTIGDIAVDMFFVTSGFLITASLLSRKSMIDFIWARMLRIYPALIVALVLSAFILGPYFTTLPLSGYFLDPDTWFYLMRGLLPFIGFSFLLPGVFEGNPYAGVVNGSLWTITFEVLMYAQLAIFWIMVGWGRHSFRKTDATGRKKNVWVPLMHLPGLRVVWMKRVVLAYLLPVGVYVLAARWFEFEMVRFFPLSFMFFTGAAFYLFRECIHLSSALFGVALAILIFSLFHDSVPFSLVYSIVLAYCIFYVAYVPAGSIRQYNRLGDYSYGVYVYAFPLQQALVALIPNISIWQLMLLSSVMVVLLAVLSWHFLEKKALALKMAFADRTRVFLQDNLLPASGTKGW; this is translated from the coding sequence ATGAAATTATCAGCTTATGCTCAGGGACGTGATAATAATTTTAACCTGATACGCATGGTGGCAGCTTTTTCAGTCCTGCTGACGCATTGTTTTGCCTTGGTGGGTGGATCCAGGGAAAGTGAGCCTCTTTTATCCATGCTAGGCATGACGATAGGTGACATTGCTGTCGATATGTTCTTTGTGACCAGCGGGTTCCTGATTACAGCCAGTTTGTTATCCAGAAAGTCGATGATTGATTTCATTTGGGCGCGAATGTTGAGGATTTATCCTGCATTGATCGTGGCTTTGGTGCTAAGTGCTTTTATCCTAGGGCCTTATTTCACTACCTTGCCCTTGTCAGGCTATTTCCTTGACCCGGATACTTGGTTTTACCTGATGCGTGGGTTGCTGCCGTTTATTGGGTTCAGCTTCCTGTTGCCGGGTGTTTTTGAAGGCAATCCGTATGCGGGTGTTGTAAATGGATCCTTGTGGACTATCACATTCGAAGTCTTGATGTATGCGCAGCTGGCGATTTTCTGGATTATGGTGGGGTGGGGGCGACACTCCTTTCGGAAAACGGATGCTACCGGGAGGAAGAAAAATGTTTGGGTGCCGCTGATGCACTTGCCGGGGCTGCGCGTCGTGTGGATGAAGCGTGTGGTGTTGGCTTATCTCCTGCCTGTAGGTGTGTACGTGTTGGCTGCGCGTTGGTTTGAATTTGAAATGGTTCGTTTTTTTCCTCTGTCCTTCATGTTTTTTACTGGTGCAGCTTTTTATTTGTTCAGGGAGTGCATCCACTTGTCATCGGCACTTTTTGGTGTGGCGCTGGCAATTTTGATTTTTTCCTTGTTCCATGACTCTGTTCCTTTTTCGCTTGTTTATTCGATAGTTTTGGCTTATTGCATATTTTATGTTGCTTACGTGCCTGCTGGCAGTATCCGGCAGTATAACCGCTTGGGGGATTACTCTTACGGCGTTTATGTCTACGCATTTCCCTTACAACAGGCATTGGTTGCCTTGATTCCCAATATTTCGATTTGGCAATTGATGCTGTTGTCCAGTGTGATGGTTGTGCTCCTGGCGGTACTCTCATGGCACTTTTTGGAGAAGAAAGCGTTGGCGTTGAAGATGGCGTTTGCCGACAGGACAAGGGTTTTTTTGCAGGATAACCTGTTGCCTGCGAGTGGGACGAAAGGATGGTGA
- the pssD gene encoding PssD/Cps14F family polysaccharide biosynthesis glycosyltransferase: protein MQLLDKNIQFVHLTDSESINKTGMQDFYWTTPMRHKNHAFSPVGFLYSYLEGMYLSAKLVRKYKPQAVIGFGPGICIPAFMVCKLLNVKKRIFFEDWCRFSSKSLSGKACKPFSTKFFVQNESLKELYPNAEFAGRL from the coding sequence ATGCAGTTGCTTGACAAGAACATTCAGTTTGTTCATCTGACAGACTCAGAGTCCATCAATAAAACAGGTATGCAGGATTTTTACTGGACAACGCCTATGCGTCATAAAAATCATGCATTTAGCCCTGTTGGCTTTCTGTATTCCTATCTGGAAGGGATGTATTTGTCAGCAAAACTGGTCAGGAAGTACAAACCACAAGCGGTGATAGGGTTTGGACCCGGCATATGCATACCCGCTTTTATGGTGTGCAAGTTGCTGAACGTCAAAAAGCGGATATTTTTTGAGGACTGGTGCAGGTTTAGCAGTAAAAGCCTGTCGGGCAAAGCTTGTAAGCCGTTCAGTACAAAGTTTTTTGTGCAAAATGAATCTTTGAAGGAATTGTATCCAAATGCTGAATTCGCAGGGCGTTTATAA
- the rfbC gene encoding dTDP-4-dehydrorhamnose 3,5-epimerase, whose translation MIFSETNLGGAYVIEPQFIQDERGFFARVWCKREMGELGLSTNLAQSNISFNKYRGTLRGMHRQIEPAAEVKLVRCTKGAIYDVIVDLRPDSPTHMQWFGVELTEQNHKMLYVPAGFAHGYQTLEDNSEVFYQVSEFYAPQYERGARYNDPAFGIVWPLEVASVSDKDGSWPDYLPAGM comes from the coding sequence ATGATTTTTTCGGAAACAAATTTGGGTGGCGCATATGTCATTGAGCCACAGTTCATTCAGGACGAGCGTGGTTTTTTTGCGCGGGTTTGGTGCAAGCGCGAGATGGGAGAGCTTGGGTTAAGCACAAATCTGGCGCAAAGCAATATTTCATTCAACAAATACCGGGGAACCCTGCGGGGTATGCACCGGCAGATTGAGCCTGCCGCCGAAGTCAAGCTTGTGCGTTGCACCAAGGGTGCCATCTACGATGTGATTGTGGATTTGCGCCCTGATTCTCCCACACACATGCAGTGGTTTGGGGTGGAGTTGACTGAGCAGAATCACAAGATGTTGTATGTCCCGGCTGGCTTCGCCCACGGTTATCAGACACTTGAAGATAATTCTGAAGTTTTTTATCAGGTTTCTGAATTTTATGCCCCGCAGTATGAGCGTGGTGCCCGTTACAATGACCCCGCCTTTGGAATTGTTTGGCCACTTGAGGTTGCTTCCGTTTCGGACAAGGATGGATCTTGGCCTGACTACCTGCCAGCAGGTATGTAA
- a CDS encoding glycosyltransferase family 2 protein — MTTSKTPLVSIGLPVYNREALIPKTLESLLAQTFTDFEIIISDNGSTDGTEAVCRQYAANDARIRYIRQPRNLGLLGNFNFVMKEARGKYFMWTASDDMCEKEFVGKLVEQLERDPELALVMADLKYISESGQPVKVNKLDSIRIDDVNADWESKRLLFFQYPGHKLYDCFYGMYRTEIVQSCHLPEHIWKNLVFSLEVPFLAQVAVKGKIASIDAPLKLYRYYANSSYMKEASSVKLIDKVVRGSEIWWELFVTAISSRLDWKTRVGLVLKAAYSSAKYAFAAVVPGHKPVADVPSA; from the coding sequence ATGACAACAAGCAAAACGCCATTAGTGAGTATTGGTTTGCCGGTTTATAACCGGGAGGCATTAATCCCCAAAACGTTGGAATCCTTGCTGGCCCAGACCTTTACTGATTTTGAGATCATTATTTCCGATAATGGCTCCACGGATGGGACAGAGGCTGTTTGTCGGCAATATGCCGCGAACGATGCGCGCATCCGCTATATCCGGCAACCCCGTAATCTGGGTTTGTTGGGTAACTTCAACTTTGTGATGAAGGAAGCGCGCGGCAAATATTTCATGTGGACGGCTTCCGATGACATGTGTGAAAAGGAATTTGTCGGCAAGCTGGTGGAACAGCTGGAGCGGGATCCTGAGTTGGCGCTGGTCATGGCTGACCTGAAGTACATTTCAGAGAGTGGCCAGCCGGTCAAGGTTAACAAGCTGGATTCCATCCGCATTGACGATGTTAACGCGGACTGGGAAAGCAAGCGTTTATTGTTCTTCCAGTATCCAGGGCACAAATTGTATGACTGCTTTTACGGCATGTACCGGACGGAAATTGTACAGAGTTGCCATTTGCCGGAGCACATTTGGAAAAATCTGGTGTTTAGCTTGGAAGTGCCTTTTCTTGCCCAGGTTGCTGTCAAAGGTAAAATTGCCTCCATTGACGCCCCGCTCAAGCTTTACCGCTATTATGCCAATTCCAGCTACATGAAAGAGGCGTCCAGCGTTAAGTTGATTGATAAAGTCGTCAGGGGCTCTGAAATTTGGTGGGAGCTGTTTGTTACCGCGATTTCCAGTCGGCTGGACTGGAAAACCCGGGTTGGGTTGGTACTTAAAGCCGCTTACTCATCCGCCAAGTATGCGTTTGCCGCCGTGGTTCCGGGTCATAAACCCGTCGCCGATGTGCCTTCCGCTTGA
- the ruvB gene encoding Holliday junction branch migration DNA helicase RuvB, whose amino-acid sequence MDKQDSRVISPQSNREEERTDDNIRPRRLQDYIGQPVVREQMEIFIHAARHRGDALDHVLIFGPPGLGKTTLSHIIAHEMHANLRQTSGPVLEKAGDLAALLTNLEPHDLLFIDEIHRLSPMVEEILYPAMEDFQLDIMIGEGPAARSIKLDLPPFTLVGATTRAGLLTSPLRDRFGIVQRLEFYNETDLASIVMRASGIIGAKLDADGAHEIARRSRGTPRIANRLLRRVRDYAQVKGDGMINADMADKALNMLNVDHQGFDHMDRRLLLAIMEKFDGGPVGVDSLAAAIGEERGTIEDVLEPFLIQQGFLMRTPRGRVATRHAWQHFGLTMPSHLTSLADSNNTEGSNLDLFE is encoded by the coding sequence ATGGACAAACAAGATTCCCGCGTCATATCCCCGCAGAGTAACCGGGAGGAAGAGCGCACAGACGACAATATCCGCCCCCGCCGCCTTCAGGACTACATAGGCCAGCCGGTAGTACGGGAACAAATGGAAATATTCATCCATGCAGCCCGCCATCGTGGCGACGCGCTGGATCATGTTCTTATTTTCGGGCCACCAGGGCTGGGCAAAACGACCCTGTCCCACATCATCGCCCATGAAATGCACGCCAACCTGCGCCAGACATCCGGCCCCGTGCTGGAAAAGGCTGGCGACCTGGCCGCCCTGTTGACCAACCTCGAACCCCACGACCTCTTGTTCATTGACGAAATCCACCGCCTCAGCCCGATGGTGGAAGAAATCCTGTATCCCGCCATGGAAGACTTCCAGCTGGACATCATGATCGGCGAAGGCCCCGCCGCCCGTTCCATCAAGCTGGATCTGCCTCCCTTCACCCTGGTAGGCGCAACCACCCGCGCCGGCCTGCTGACATCACCCTTACGCGACCGTTTCGGCATCGTCCAGCGGCTAGAGTTTTACAACGAAACCGACCTCGCCTCCATCGTCATGCGCGCCTCCGGCATTATCGGTGCCAAACTGGACGCTGACGGCGCGCACGAAATTGCCCGGCGCTCACGCGGTACACCCAGGATAGCCAACCGCTTGCTGCGGCGGGTGCGGGATTACGCCCAAGTCAAGGGCGACGGCATGATCAACGCCGACATGGCGGACAAAGCCCTCAACATGTTGAACGTCGACCACCAGGGCTTTGACCACATGGACAGGCGGCTGCTGTTGGCCATCATGGAAAAATTTGACGGCGGCCCGGTCGGCGTCGACAGCCTGGCCGCCGCCATTGGCGAAGAACGCGGCACCATTGAAGACGTACTGGAACCCTTCCTCATCCAGCAAGGCTTCCTGATGCGCACACCCCGCGGCAGGGTAGCCACCCGCCATGCCTGGCAACACTTCGGGCTGACCATGCCGAGCCACCTCACATCCTTGGCTGACAGCAATAATACGGAAGGCTCCAACCTTGACCTGTTTGAATGA
- the wecA gene encoding UDP-N-acetylglucosamine--undecaprenyl-phosphate N-acetylglucosaminephosphotransferase, which yields MSFAGIVLLVSMMSALSILLLTPVAERFGLVDAPNSHRKFHDGHIPLVGGVSIYVGLVFGISLFVTPNDSSVTYLLCSSLIVALGVADDAGDLSPKFRLLAQSVIAVLMCAGSGMYIHQLGNIFGFGVVDLGVAGYVLTVLAVIGAINAFNMIDGIDGLLGVSSLVTFLSIGLLFYLNSDIDNMKLALIMSVALVPYLMANLGLPPVKFRKVFMGDTGSMLIGFTVVWLLIQGTQPDSKGSVSFSPSTALWLIAFPLMDMARVIINRVLDKCSPFAADRTHLHHILQAVGDSKQVVLLKICTLSAFLAIVGLGMELWHWSEVIIFLTFMVGFFIYAAKVRRLLLQSVKS from the coding sequence ATGAGTTTTGCGGGTATTGTTTTGCTGGTTTCAATGATGTCAGCATTGTCAATTCTTTTGTTGACCCCGGTTGCGGAAAGGTTTGGTTTAGTTGATGCGCCGAACAGTCATCGCAAGTTCCATGATGGCCACATTCCCTTGGTAGGGGGGGTGTCGATTTATGTGGGGCTGGTTTTCGGCATCTCCCTGTTTGTGACGCCCAACGATAGCTCAGTGACATATCTTTTGTGTAGTAGCCTCATCGTGGCATTGGGTGTGGCGGATGATGCCGGTGATCTGTCGCCAAAATTCCGTTTGCTGGCCCAAAGCGTTATTGCTGTACTGATGTGTGCGGGCAGCGGCATGTATATTCATCAGCTGGGCAACATCTTTGGGTTTGGTGTTGTTGATTTGGGGGTGGCTGGATATGTGTTGACTGTCCTTGCTGTGATCGGTGCAATCAATGCATTCAACATGATTGATGGGATTGATGGTTTGCTCGGTGTTTCTTCGCTGGTTACTTTTTTGAGCATTGGTCTCCTATTCTACCTCAATTCTGACATAGACAACATGAAGCTGGCCTTAATCATGTCGGTCGCACTAGTCCCTTACCTGATGGCAAACCTTGGGCTTCCCCCGGTCAAGTTTAGAAAAGTTTTCATGGGTGACACGGGTTCCATGCTGATCGGGTTTACGGTCGTATGGTTGTTGATTCAGGGTACCCAGCCTGATAGCAAGGGTTCTGTGAGCTTTTCGCCGTCAACTGCTCTGTGGCTGATCGCATTTCCCTTGATGGATATGGCGCGAGTCATCATTAACAGAGTGTTGGATAAATGTTCTCCGTTTGCCGCAGACCGCACTCATCTGCATCATATTCTCCAGGCCGTTGGCGACAGTAAACAGGTTGTGCTTCTGAAAATCTGCACTTTGTCGGCATTTCTGGCTATTGTGGGGTTGGGTATGGAATTATGGCACTGGAGTGAGGTTATAATTTTCCTGACTTTCATGGTGGGTTTCTTCATCTATGCAGCCAAAGTGAGAAGGCTGCTGCTCCAGTCGGTAAAAAGTTGA
- the rfbG gene encoding CDP-glucose 4,6-dehydratase → MMRDFWQGKRVFVTGHTGFKGGWLALWLADMGAEVHGYALEPPTTPSFFSVCKVAEHISSNVVGDLRDAAALSHAVESCQPEIVFHLAAQPLVRYSYVAPVETYAVNVMGTINLLEAVRQTPSVRTVVNITTDKCYENREWVWPYRENEAMGGHDPYSSSKACAELVTSAYRSSFLEKASIHLASVRAGNVIGGGDWAADRLIPDFLRAMDAGTPITIRSPGAVRPWQHVLEPLSGYLTLAEKMHQEGGAFAEGWNFGPDEGDARPVKWIVEHLCSQTPGSSWQCDVSPQPHEANMLRLDSSKAKAQLGWHPRWRLPEALQNTLEWHHAWRRGEDMATASLVQIHAYEQAAGEAVA, encoded by the coding sequence ATGATGCGTGATTTCTGGCAAGGCAAACGTGTTTTTGTAACCGGCCATACCGGTTTTAAGGGTGGCTGGCTGGCGTTGTGGCTGGCTGACATGGGGGCCGAAGTGCATGGTTATGCGCTGGAACCACCCACCACTCCCAGTTTTTTCTCGGTCTGCAAGGTGGCAGAGCATATCAGCAGCAACGTGGTGGGCGATTTGCGGGATGCCGCAGCCCTGAGCCATGCGGTTGAAAGTTGCCAGCCGGAGATCGTTTTCCATTTGGCTGCCCAGCCACTCGTGCGTTATTCCTACGTGGCTCCGGTTGAAACCTATGCGGTCAATGTGATGGGGACGATCAATCTACTGGAAGCCGTCCGCCAGACACCTAGTGTACGCACGGTGGTCAATATCACGACTGACAAGTGTTATGAAAACCGTGAGTGGGTTTGGCCGTACCGTGAAAATGAGGCAATGGGGGGGCATGATCCTTATTCCAGCAGTAAGGCATGTGCCGAACTGGTGACATCAGCCTACCGCAGCTCGTTTCTTGAGAAGGCTAGCATACATTTGGCCAGTGTCCGTGCCGGGAACGTCATCGGCGGCGGTGACTGGGCAGCTGACCGGCTGATTCCTGATTTCTTGCGGGCAATGGATGCGGGTACACCGATCACCATCCGTTCTCCGGGTGCTGTCCGCCCATGGCAACATGTGCTGGAACCGCTGTCAGGCTATCTGACCCTGGCGGAGAAAATGCATCAAGAGGGTGGGGCATTTGCGGAGGGCTGGAATTTCGGGCCGGATGAAGGTGATGCCCGCCCGGTGAAATGGATCGTTGAGCACCTTTGCTCGCAGACTCCGGGTTCTAGTTGGCAGTGTGATGTCAGTCCGCAGCCGCATGAAGCCAATATGCTGCGGCTGGATAGCTCCAAAGCCAAAGCCCAACTGGGGTGGCATCCACGCTGGCGCTTGCCTGAGGCTCTGCAAAATACCTTGGAATGGCATCATGCCTGGCGGCGGGGTGAAGATATGGCAACGGCCAGTCTGGTGCAAATCCATGCTTATGAACAAGCAGCGGGGGAAGCCGTGGCATGA
- a CDS encoding mannose-1-phosphate guanylyltransferase/mannose-6-phosphate isomerase has translation MSTPIVPVVLSGGSGSRLWPVSRKLRPKQFLPLVETNTTLFQSTVERLGGIPGKQPLVVVCNENHRFMVAEQLHEIDHPHQGILLEPVGRNTAPAVAVAALHLLDKSEQYGSGWDPVMLVLPADHVIPGQDAFLKAVTQGHALAEAGYLVTFGITPDRPETGYGYIEQGELIAGFTAARRVAAFAEKPDAPTAQQYLDDGRHLWNSGIFMFKASVFLRELETYKPAILDASRKTLQLAQRDLDFVRLDVGAFAACPSDSIDYAVMEHTHHAATLPLDAGWNDVGAWSAIWEISERDSANNVLRGNVMTHEAHNNLVFAEERLVSVLGVDDLIVVETRDAMLVTHRDRAQDVKHIVSTLEKEGREEAIVHCLVNRPWGCYDSLDLGDRFQVKRITVNPGAKLSLQKHHHRAEHWIVVKGTAEVTCDDKTFLLTENQSTYIPLGSVHRLANPGKVPLELIEVQSGSYLGEDDIVRFMDQYGRNEA, from the coding sequence ATGTCAACCCCCATTGTCCCTGTTGTGCTGTCAGGTGGTTCAGGCTCACGGTTGTGGCCGGTATCGCGCAAGCTGCGCCCCAAACAGTTCCTGCCGCTGGTGGAGACTAATACTACGCTGTTCCAGTCCACGGTGGAGCGGCTCGGAGGGATTCCAGGCAAGCAACCGCTGGTTGTGGTATGCAATGAAAACCACCGTTTCATGGTAGCGGAGCAATTGCATGAAATTGATCATCCGCACCAGGGTATCCTGTTGGAGCCGGTTGGGCGCAATACCGCACCAGCCGTGGCGGTTGCCGCATTACATCTGCTAGATAAGTCTGAGCAATATGGTTCTGGTTGGGATCCGGTCATGCTGGTATTGCCTGCCGATCATGTCATTCCTGGGCAGGATGCTTTCCTGAAAGCGGTCACCCAAGGGCATGCTCTGGCAGAAGCCGGTTATCTGGTGACATTTGGTATCACGCCAGACAGACCCGAGACCGGGTACGGTTATATTGAACAAGGGGAACTGATTGCCGGGTTCACTGCTGCACGACGGGTGGCAGCGTTCGCGGAGAAACCCGACGCGCCAACCGCCCAGCAATACTTGGATGATGGTCGGCATTTGTGGAATTCCGGGATCTTCATGTTCAAGGCCAGTGTTTTCCTGCGGGAACTGGAAACCTACAAGCCCGCTATTCTGGATGCCAGCCGGAAAACCCTCCAGCTGGCGCAACGCGACCTCGATTTCGTGCGTTTGGATGTCGGCGCTTTTGCAGCCTGCCCTTCAGACTCGATTGATTATGCGGTGATGGAGCATACCCACCATGCTGCTACCTTGCCTTTGGATGCGGGCTGGAATGATGTTGGTGCGTGGTCGGCTATCTGGGAAATCAGCGAACGTGACAGCGCAAACAATGTATTGCGTGGCAATGTCATGACTCATGAAGCCCACAATAACTTGGTCTTTGCGGAAGAACGTTTGGTCAGTGTATTGGGCGTAGATGACCTGATCGTGGTAGAAACCCGCGATGCCATGCTGGTTACACACCGGGACAGGGCGCAGGATGTCAAGCACATTGTATCAACCTTGGAAAAAGAAGGGCGGGAAGAGGCCATTGTCCATTGCCTGGTCAACCGTCCGTGGGGATGTTACGACTCACTGGATCTCGGCGATCGTTTCCAGGTCAAGCGCATCACGGTCAACCCAGGCGCAAAACTGTCATTGCAAAAACACCATCACCGGGCGGAACACTGGATTGTGGTAAAAGGTACGGCTGAGGTGACTTGTGATGACAAAACCTTCCTTCTGACTGAAAACCAATCTACCTATATACCGCTGGGCAGTGTCCACCGTTTAGCCAATCCCGGAAAAGTGCCACTTGAGCTGATAGAAGTTCAATCCGGTAGTTATTTGGGGGAAGATGATATTGTGCGCTTTATGGATCAGTATGGGCGTAATGAAGCTTAG